The following coding sequences lie in one Zingiber officinale cultivar Zhangliang chromosome 2B, Zo_v1.1, whole genome shotgun sequence genomic window:
- the LOC122048624 gene encoding B3 domain-containing protein Os03g0120900-like has protein sequence MELGHGRSDGFSITTKQGEVWRRQRGPCERKGGAAAGCCWGVEIERMFDKVVTPSDVGKLNRLVIPKQHAEKYFPLGAGADRSGVLLAFEDCSGEFWRFRYCYWSSSQSYVMTKGWSRFVKEKGLGTGDTVCFGRGVGESGRDRLFIDWKRRPDSRPLRGLVSLGQFFMPHQPPPPPPPAAVVLYNVVAPTANVPQVVFFPSPANVLRPVQVQPGSIFGGAEPAHDRPPSDGGRQARDEKGVWLFGVNLLASGRRDVAGGSSDFTSSLESSEAAALRPHSVESSEGSSSSL, from the coding sequence ATGGAGTTGGGGCACGGAAGATCTGACGGGTTTTCCATCACGACGAAGCAGGGAGAAGTGTGGAGGAGGCAGCGGGGCCCTTGCGAGCGGAAGGGAGGTGCAGCAGCGGGTTGCTGTTGGGGCGTGGAGATAGAGCGGATGTTCGATAAGGTCGTGACGCCGAGCGACGTGGGGAAGCTCAACCGGCTGGTGATCCCCAAGCAGCACGCCGAGAAATACTTCCCGCTGGGGGCCGGCGCCGATCGGAGCGGGGTGCTGCTCGCCTTCGAGGACTGCTCCGGCGAGTTCTGGCGCTTCAGGTACTGCTACTGGAGCAGCAGCCAGAGCTACGTGATGACCAAGGGGTGGAGCCGCTTCGTGAAGGAGAAGGGCTTGGGCACCGGGGACACCGTCTGCTTCGGCCGCGGCGTCGGGGAGTCCGGCCGCGACCGGCTTTTTATAGACTGGAAGAGGAGGCCGGATAGCCGCCCTCTCCGTGGCCTCGTCTCCTTGGGCCAATTCTTCATGCCGCATCAgccgcctccgccgccgccgcccgccGCCGTGGTACTGTACAATGTGGTCGCGCCCACCGCCAACGTGCCGCAGGTAGTTTTCTTTCCATCTCCCGCCAACGTGCTGCGGCCGGTCCAGGTGCAACCTGGCAGCATCTTCGGAGGCGCGGAACCGGCTCACGATCGCCCACCCAGCGACGGCGGCCGGCAGGCAAGGGACGAGAAGGGCGTATGGCTTTTTGGGGTAAACCTCCTCGCCAGCGGCCGAAGGGACGTCGCCGGAGGCTCTAGCGACTTCACATCGTCACTGGAATCCTCGGAGGCCGCCGCTCTCAGGCCCCACAGCGTCGAATCCTCAGAGGGCTCGTCGTCTTCGTTGTGA